From Caldisericota bacterium, the proteins below share one genomic window:
- a CDS encoding PadR family transcriptional regulator, giving the protein MKEIKMEHCKYFRIKRLMKNPDFNMFVVSFFTVTGFLPFYVLYLLSKKDRYGQEIIKALADAVNNTWVPNPGIIYPLLSNFKKEGFIIGKWNTKGKHPKYIYHLTDKGMEEYK; this is encoded by the coding sequence ATGAAAGAGATTAAAATGGAGCATTGTAAATATTTTCGCATAAAAAGATTGATGAAGAATCCTGATTTTAACATGTTTGTCGTTTCATTTTTTACTGTGACTGGATTTCTCCCATTTTACGTGTTGTACCTTTTAAGCAAGAAAGATCGTTACGGTCAAGAAATTATAAAAGCATTAGCCGATGCAGTAAATAATACCTGGGTTCCTAACCCCGGAATTATTTATCCGCTGTTGAGCAATTTTAAGAAAGAGGGGTTTATAATTGGTAAATGGAACACAAAAGGAAAGCATCCCAAATATATTTATCATTTGACAGATAAAGGAATGGAGGAATACAAAA